From a region of the Pongo pygmaeus isolate AG05252 chromosome 5, NHGRI_mPonPyg2-v2.0_pri, whole genome shotgun sequence genome:
- the LOC129037903 gene encoding alcohol dehydrogenase class-3, which produces MVNHVIKCKAAVAWEAGKPLSIEEIEVAPLKAHEVLRIKIIATVVCHTNAYTLSGADPEGCFPVILGHEGAGIVESVGEGVTKLKAGDTIIPLYIPECGEGKFCLNPKTNLCQKIRVTQGKGLKPDGTSRFTCKGKTILHYMGTSTFSEYTVVADISVAKIDPLAPLDKGCLLGCGISTGDGAAVNTAKVEPGSVCAVFGLGGVGLAVIMGCKVAGASWIIGVDIDKDKFARAKEFGASECINPQGFSKPIQEVLIEMTDGGVDYSFECINVKVMRTALEACHKGWGVSMVVGVAASGQEIATHPFQLVTGRTWKGTAFGGWKSVESFPKLVSEYMSKKMKVDEFVTHSLSFDEINKAFQLMDSGKSILERAFQLL; this is translated from the coding sequence ATGGTGAACCACGTTATCAAGTGCAAGGCtgcagttgcttgggaggctggaaAGCCTCTCTCCATAGAGGAGATAGAGGTGGCACCCCTAAAGGCTCATGAAGTTCTTCGAATCAAGATCATTGCCACTGTGGTTTGCCACACCAACGCCTATACCCTGAGCGGAGCTGATCCTGAGGGTTGTTTTCCAGTGATCTTGGGACATGAAGGTGCTGGAATTGTGGAAAGTGTTGGCGAGGGAGTTACTAAGCTGAAGGCGGGTGACACCATCATCCCACTTTACATCCCAGAGTGTGGAGAAGGCAAATTTTGTCTAAATCCTAAAACTAACCTTTGCCAGAAGATAAGAGTCACTCAAGGGAAAGGATTAAAGCCAGATGGTACCAGCAGATTTACTTGcaaaggaaagacaattttgCATTACATGGGAACCAGCACATTTTCTGAATACACAGTTGTGGCTGATATCTCTGTTGCTAAAATAGATCCTTTAGCACCTTTGGATAAAGGCTGCCTTCTAGGTTGTGGCATTTCAACTGGTGAtggtgctgctgtgaacactgcCAAGGTGGAGCCTGGCTCTGTTTGTGCCGTCTTTGGTCTGGGAGGAGTTGGATTGGCAGTTATCATGGGCTGTAAAGTGGCTGGTGCATCCTGGATCATTGGTGTGGACATCGATAAAGATAAATTTGCAAGGGCCAAAGAGTTTGGAGCCAGTGAATGTATTAACCCTCAGGGTTTTAGTAAACCCATCCAGGAAGTGCTCATTGAGATGACTGATGGAGGAGTGGACTATTCCTTTGAATGTATTAATGTGAaggtcatgagaacagcacttgAGGCATGTCACAAGGGCTGGGGTGTCAGCATGGTGGTTGGAGTAGCTGCTTCAGGTCAAGAAATTGCCACTCATCCATTCCAGCTGGTAACAGGTCGCACATGGAAAGGCACTGCCTTTGGAGGATGGAAGAGTGTAGAAAGTTTCCCAAAGTTGGTGTCTGAATATATGTCCAAAAAGATGAAAGTTGATGAATTTGTGACTCACAGTCTGTCTTTTGATGAAATTAACAAAGCCTTTCAACTGATGGATTCTGGAAAGAGCATTCTGGAAAGAGCATTCCAACTGTTGTAA